The genomic window GGAACATGCGGCTCGTTGACGAACACGTCGAGCCCTGCCGACATGATTGTCTTTGACTTCAGCGCCTCGATTAGCGCCGGCTCATCCACCACCGAACCGCGCGCCATGTTGATCAGGATACCGTCGGGGCCGAGCGCTTCCAACACCTGCTTGTTGATGAGATTCTTTGTGGCGGGGCCGCCTGGCACGATCACCATCATCGTGTTGACTTCGCGCGCCATCACGACGAGATCGGAATAATATTTGTAGCTCACGTCCTTCTGCGGATTACGCGAATGATAGACCACCGGCACGCCGAAAGCGTCGAGGCGCCGCGCAATTGCCCTGCCGATACGGCCCATGCCGACCATGCCGACGGTGCGGTCGCGCAGAGTGGCCTTGCTCAGCGGATAGCCTTTTTCCGCCCATTTGCCGGCGCGCACATAGCGGTCCGCCTGCGGGAACTCGCGCACGGTGCAAAGCAGAAGGCCCAGCGCCGTATCGGCGACTTCCTCGTTCAGGACGTCCGGTGTGTTGGTGACGATGATGCCGTGCTCGCCCGCCCATCTGGCGTCGACATGATCGTAGCCGACGCCGAAGCTCGACACGATCTCCAGCTTGGGAAAACGCGACATGAAAGCGCCGTCGACCCTGTTGGCGGTATAGGCGATGGCCAGACCGCGCACCTTCGGCGCGATCTCGGACAGATAGGTTTCACGGTCTTTCTGCTCGAACAGCTTGTGCAGATTCGTGTGCGGCGACAGTCCGTTGACGATCACCGGCTTGGACGCGCCGATCAACACGATGTCGGCCTTGTCTGCAGCCATTCGTAGTCCTCCCTCAAAGTTCGCGAAACCTGACGCAACTGTCGGTCTTTACCCAAAACCGATTAGCATATGTACGCCTTGTGGTAAGCCCCCGTCCCGACTAGACACAAGCCGCATCGGCTCTCTCAATCATCCGATCGAAACCATGAATATCGCCGCCGTCCAGACAATCCGGAAAATCGTGCTTTTCGCCGCGATCGCGCTCGGGGTCTTGGTTTTTGCCGTGACAAATTCGCGCCACGCCAGCGACGGCACCATTCATGAAATGATTGAATGGATCGGCATTGTGCTGATCGTCGCCTGCATTCTCGGCCGCACCTGGGCCTCTCTCTATATCGGCGGCCGCAAGATCGACGCGCTCGTCATGGACGGGCCATATTCCACTATGCGAAATCCGCTTTATTTCTTTTCGTTTCTCGGCGCCGTCGGCGCCGGCGCGCAGACCGGAAGCGTCGTCATCGCACTGATCTGCGGATTGATTGCCTTTGCCGTGTTCTACATCGTAGTGTTACAGGAAGAAAAACTGCTGCTTGAACGCTATGGCGCGCCTTACCGCGACTACATGGCGCGCGTCCCGCGGTTTCTGCCCAATCCGGCGCTCTGGAAAGACGAGCCGATGCTGACCATCCGGCCGCCACGCGTGCTCATGACATTTGCCGACGCCCTGGTGTTCCTGCTGGCGGTGCCCGCCGCCGAAGGATTTGAATATCTGCAGGAGACCGGCGTTTTCCCCGTTCTCTTCCTGCTACCGTAACCTAACCGCCTCTCACGACGCGCTCGCGGTAGAGCAAATACAATCCCGAGGCCACGACGATAGCGGCGCCCGCCAGCGTCCAGCTGTTCGGGATGTCGCCGAAAATCAGGAAGCCGAGCAGCGTCGCCCAGGCGAGTTGGGTGTAGATGAAGGGTGCAAGGATCGACGCCGGCGCCAGCCGATGACCGACGATCAGAAGATAGTGGCCGAAACTTGCGAAGGCGCCAAAACCTGCCATCAGGAAAATCAGCCACCAGCTATCGGGCGTGGTCCACACAAACGGCAACACCGGCATCATGGCGAACACACCGACCAGATTGGAATAGAACAGCGTCGTTTCCGATGAATCGGTGCGCGAGAGCACGCGCGTGGTGATGATGTAGACCGCATAGCAGAGCGCGCTGGCGACGGAGTAAAGCGCCGCCCAATGGATGCCACCGTAACCCGGGCGCGTCACCAACAGCACACCGGCAAAGCCGACCAGAATCGCCAGCCAGCGCCGCCAGCCGATCCATTCGCCCAGAAACGGGCCGGCCAGGATTGCCACCAGGAACGGCGTTGAAAACATGATCGACAACGCCTGATCGAGCTGCAGATAGCGGAAGGCCAGAAAATTGAACAGGGTCGATCCCAGCAACAGCGCCGAGCGCACGATCTGCAGCACCGGACGCGAGGTCCGCAGCAGGCCGGGATGCGAAACGGGGTTCGAAATGATCAGTGCCAGCACGAAGGCGCTTGCATAGCGCGCCCATACGACCTGCAGGGTATCCATGTGGCCGTTCAGATACTTCGCGGTGGCGTCGAGCACCGCAAAACTCGCAACCGCGCCGCACATCAAGGCAATGCCTGTCATCCGATGCCGGCGCCGTTTATGGGCTTCGGTTTCGGCATGCTGCTGCGGGTCGGATGTCATCTGGCGGCAAACTAGCGAAGGACGACGCGGGATGCGAGCTTCGGGCCGGAAGAGCAGCCCTGTCGATGGAACCATTGAAGGAGCCTGCCGATTGCGCTAGCGTTTGCGTGCGGGGCCTGTGACGGTCGCCCCGCTTCCCAAGGCACGCCACGCCCAAGAACCGTCTCCTTCGCGCATCAAGCGCAGATGGAGGAGACTATGCGTGCTGCACGTTTCTTCATTTCCCCGCAGGAACTTTGGATTCTTCTTGGCGGCCCCGAGGCGCCGCGCATCATTGATACGCGCAGGCACGAGGTCTTGAGCGCGTCGCCGGGCGTTTTGCCAACTTCGTCCTGGCGCGATCCGAGCGATGTCGCATCATGGATGCCGACGCTCGACCGTGATCTGCCTGTCGTTCTCGTTTGCAAGGAAGGTCACGCACGCAGCCAGACCGCGGCCGCTTTTCTGCGCGAACAGGGGTTCGAAGCTTCCGTCCTGTCCGGCGGCTACGAGGCATGGATCGAGGCCGGATTGCCACTGGTGTCCAAAGCCGCACTTGAGCGTTTTGTATTGAAGCGGCCCAGCCTGTGGGTGACGCGCCGGCGCCCGAAAATTGACCGCGTAGCCTGCCCCTGGCTGATTCGTCGCTTTATCGATCGCGATGCGCGGTTTCTTTTCGTCGAACCGCCGGACGTCCGGGCCGTCGCGCAAGAGACGGGCGCGGTGCCGTTCGACATCGAGGGTGTCGAACTCTCGCATGAGGGCGAGCGCTGTTCATTCGACACCCTGCTCAAAGCATTCGGCCTCGAAGACCTACCTGCGCTGGCGCGGCTGGCTTTAATCGTGCGCGGCGCCGATACCGCGCGGCCTGATCTCGCGCCGGAAGCCTCGGGATTGCTCGCGGTGTCGCTTGGCTTGTCCGCCCTGGCCGACGATAACGATCACGGGCTGCTGGAACGCGGCTTCGTCGTCTATGACGCGCTCTATGCCTGGCTGCGCTTTGCAGCGGAAGAGCGTCACAACTGGCCGGCAAAGGCAGCATGATCGAAAAGCCGACCTTCGCAGAGGCTTTCCGGACCTGGTTCAAGATCGGCTGTCTCGGCTTCGGCGGGCCGGCCGGCCAGATCGCGCTGATGCATCGCATTGTCGTCGACGAGAAGAAATGGGTCGACGAGCCGCGTTTCCTGCATGCGCTG from Pseudorhodoplanes sp. includes these protein-coding regions:
- a CDS encoding isoprenylcysteine carboxylmethyltransferase family protein — translated: MNIAAVQTIRKIVLFAAIALGVLVFAVTNSRHASDGTIHEMIEWIGIVLIVACILGRTWASLYIGGRKIDALVMDGPYSTMRNPLYFFSFLGAVGAGAQTGSVVIALICGLIAFAVFYIVVLQEEKLLLERYGAPYRDYMARVPRFLPNPALWKDEPMLTIRPPRVLMTFADALVFLLAVPAAEGFEYLQETGVFPVLFLLP
- a CDS encoding chromate resistance protein, with translation MRAARFFISPQELWILLGGPEAPRIIDTRRHEVLSASPGVLPTSSWRDPSDVASWMPTLDRDLPVVLVCKEGHARSQTAAAFLREQGFEASVLSGGYEAWIEAGLPLVSKAALERFVLKRPSLWVTRRRPKIDRVACPWLIRRFIDRDARFLFVEPPDVRAVAQETGAVPFDIEGVELSHEGERCSFDTLLKAFGLEDLPALARLALIVRGADTARPDLAPEASGLLAVSLGLSALADDNDHGLLERGFVVYDALYAWLRFAAEERHNWPAKAA
- a CDS encoding DMT family transporter, which translates into the protein MTGIALMCGAVASFAVLDATAKYLNGHMDTLQVVWARYASAFVLALIISNPVSHPGLLRTSRPVLQIVRSALLLGSTLFNFLAFRYLQLDQALSIMFSTPFLVAILAGPFLGEWIGWRRWLAILVGFAGVLLVTRPGYGGIHWAALYSVASALCYAVYIITTRVLSRTDSSETTLFYSNLVGVFAMMPVLPFVWTTPDSWWLIFLMAGFGAFASFGHYLLIVGHRLAPASILAPFIYTQLAWATLLGFLIFGDIPNSWTLAGAAIVVASGLYLLYRERVVRGG
- a CDS encoding 2-hydroxyacid dehydrogenase codes for the protein MAADKADIVLIGASKPVIVNGLSPHTNLHKLFEQKDRETYLSEIAPKVRGLAIAYTANRVDGAFMSRFPKLEIVSSFGVGYDHVDARWAGEHGIIVTNTPDVLNEEVADTALGLLLCTVREFPQADRYVRAGKWAEKGYPLSKATLRDRTVGMVGMGRIGRAIARRLDAFGVPVVYHSRNPQKDVSYKYYSDLVVMAREVNTMMVIVPGGPATKNLINKQVLEALGPDGILINMARGSVVDEPALIEALKSKTIMSAGLDVFVNEPHVPAELIAMDNVVLFPHLGSASDYTRRAMDQLVVDNLLAWFSGKPPLTPVPETPYPPQKRG